The genomic window AATCAGATTGCCATAAATGAAATTCACAGGGTTGTTAATTTCATGAGTAATTCCCGCCACCATTTGTCCTAGACTGGATAGTTTCTCACTCTGAATCAACTTGATTTGCATTTGTTGCAATTGATTGTGTGCCAAACTTACTTCTGCCACTTTTTGCTCTAGCTGAATATTTTTCTGCTCTAGTTTCTGAGACAAATAATACAGCTTCAGGTGTAATTTAACTCGTGATAAAACTTCTTCTTGTTGAAAAGGCTTGGTGATATAATCCACCGCACCAACCTCAAATCCTGCCACTTTATTGGCAGTGTCGGAAAGTGCTGTCATAAAAATAACGGGAATTTCTTGAGTTGCCGGATTTGCCTTGAGCCGACGACAGGTTTCAAAACCATCCATTTCTGGCATCATCACATCCAGCAAAATTAAATGGGGTAGGGCATATTGAACCCTTTCTAAAGCTACTTTTCCAGATTTTGCCACCCAAACTTCTAATCCAGCCTGATCCAGAGCATCAGATAAAACACCTAAATTGGCAGGATGATCATCAACAATGAGAATCGTCGCAGTTTGTTCAGATACAAGATTCATCTAAAAACCTCTGGGAGAAACGATAAGTAGGTGGGCGTAAATAAAGTTAACTGGCGGGGGTTGTCCTTTGTCATTGCTCATTGGTAAGGGTTTCATGGGTGTTTACGAGTCGTAATATAGTTTGGTTTTTCCGAGTCCCACCTACTTACAATTTAGATTCGGTGAAATGTTTAAATGCGGTGATTTGTCTCGCTTCCAAGGGGAGTGTGGGAAGAGAGGGGAATGGTGATAATGCTTACTGATAAGATTGAATGAGTGCCAAAATTTCTTGGTCTTGGAAGTCTCTGGCCAATTTTTGCAGTTTTTGGGCAAAAGGGAGATATCTTTCGTCCATTTCCGCAATTAATCCTGCCTGTTTATTAATTCCCCGGAAGTTACCTTTCATTGCTAACTCGTACAAGATTTCCATTTCTGCTGTGGGTGGAGGAACTAACTCAACATCAGAACTTTCTAACTCTGGCTGGTTCACTCTCTCCTGCTTTTCATATAGCCATTCCAGATGCAGATGTTTCTGTAATTTCTGAAACAGTTCTATTGCTTGCACTGGTTTGGCGATAAATTCATTTCCTCCTACTTCTAAACTGCGGTGTTGGTCGGTTTCAAACACGCTGGCTGAAGAAACAATAATCACAATATTTTTCAAGGGTTTCGATTCACGAATGCGTTTAATTAGCTGGAATCCATCAAGTTCTGGCATCAATAAGTCAGTGATTATCAGGTCTGGCTGAAATTCCAGGATTTTTAACCAACCCTCTTGTCCATTGGTGGCCTCAGCAACTTCAAAGCCGAGGGGTGAAAGCAAATGAGCAATGACTGAGCGATTTTCCCATTTGTCGTCCACGACCAGAACTTTAGGTTTGCGGTCTTTGATGCCGATAATTTGACCATAATTGTCGGCTTGAGATGTTTTGACCCACTCATCAGCTACGGGTAGGTTAACATCAAACTGGAAAATACTACCAACATTTACCTCACTGTGAACTTCAATGGTGCTGCCCATAAATTCGACAATTTTTTTGCTGATTGCCAATCCTAAGCCAGTACCCTCGATATGTCGGCGACTGTTTCCCGCTTGCTCAAATGGTTGAAAAATAATTTGGAGTTTTTCGGGGACAATACCAATGCCTGTATCGCGGACTTGGAAGCGAATTTTTCCTTCGCGGGTATAGCTAATGCTAAAGGTAACGCTGCCGACATCAGTAAATTTGATCGCATTGCTCACTAGGTTAATCAATACTTGCCGCAGGCGTTTTTCATCGGCACGGATGCCAATGGGTAAATCGGCAGCTAATTGATAATGGAACTGAATGTTTTTGATTTGGGCGCGAATGCGGCACATCTCAGCTACACCTTGCAGGAATGCCGGGAAGTGAAAATCTGTGGGCATAAGTTCTACTTTCTGCGCTTCGATTTTCGACAGATCCAGGATGTCGTTGATTAATGTTAGTAGATGCGAACCACATTGGTAAATTATATCAATGCGCGATCGCTGTTCTGCATCCAAGTTTTGAGAACGCTGAAGAATTTGGGCATAGCCAAGAATACCATTGAGGGGAGTCCGTAATTCGTGGCTCATGTTGGCCAGAAATTCGCTTTTGGCATAGCTGGCGGCTTCTGCCGCTTCTTTGGCTGCATTAAGGGTCTGTTGAGCTTCTTTTCGGGCTGTAATATCTGTACAAATACCTACCCACTCTTGAATCATGCCATCTGAGTTGAGAATAGGCACAGCTCTATTATGAAAATATCGATAGTCTCCATCTACCGACTGTAACCGACATTCACTTTCATATAAAGTTTTTGTTTCTACTGCTTGCATCCAGATTTGACTTGTTGGTTCGCGATCCTCCGGATGAATCAACTCCAACCAACCCAAACCAGCCATTGCCGTTTCAGTTGTTCCACAGTAGTTTAGCAAGTCCATGAGATTTGTGACTCGCCCCTCACTATCCGCTGTCCAAATAATTTGGGAAATCGCTTTAATCAGCGAACTGTATCTTTGTTCACTCTGTTGCAGCGCTATTTCTGCTTGCTTGCGGTCTGTGATATTCCGGACTGTGATAATTAAACCGATAATTTGACCATCAAAATTGAGCCAAGGACTTTTGGCGGTGATAAAAGTGGTGCTGGTGTGACCATCAGAAACATCTTCCTCGTAAGTCTGAGAAATTCCTGTGGAGATCACCTGGCGGTCTTTTTCCATGATTCCAGGCGCTACTTCTGGCGGAAATAGTTCAGAATCATCTTTGCCAATGATCTGCTCAATTGATTTACCCAGAAACTTAGCTACATTGGAGTTAAGGGCGACATAACGCCCCTCTAAATCCTTAGCCATAATTAAATCTGGTGTACATTCCAAAATAGACTGCAAGAGTGCATTCTGTTCCACCAGGTTAAATTCAGCTTGTTTACGTTCGTGGATATCAGTACAAGTACCTACCCATTCTCGGACACTGCCATCTGTTTCTAATACAGGGACAGCTCGCTCTAGCATATAGCGATATTCCCCATCATGCCTTCTGAGACGACATTCAATTTGATAAGGACGGAGTGTGTTGATTGATGTTTCCCATGCTTGGGCAATTAATTGCTGATCTTCTGGATGAATCGCTTCTAGCCATCCCCACCCCTGACATTCTTCCCATGTTTGTCCGGTAAATGCTCTCCAACTAGGATTGTCGTTAATGAAAATACCATCAGGGGGAACTGTCCAAACTATTTGAGAGGTAGTGCTGACGAGAGATTGATAACGTTCTTCGCTGTGGCGGAGTGCTATTTCGCTTTGTTTGCGCTGAGTGACGTTTTCACTGAAGATAATCATCCCACCAATGTCACCGCTGGCTGTATGCCAAGGGCGGAGTGAGGAGCTTACCCACTCTATAGAACCATTGGCGCGCGGATAAGGTTCTTCATGGCCTTGTTCAATGGCACCTGCTAAACACTTTTGGTGAATCTGCTTCGACTCTGCGGGAATATCGGGAAAGACTTCGTAGTGAGAGCGTCCAATAATGCCATCGCTGAGGTGATATTCTTCTAACCATTTGCGACTAACAGAAAGATAGCGCATTTCTAGATCGAAGATGGCGATCGCTACAGGTACATATTCAAGTGCCTGCTGTAAGTGTGCTTCAGTCCCACTCAGACCTATTTCTGCCTGGTTATACCCAGTCATATCAGTGTTTGCTCCTGTAGCATGGGATTTTTCCCCGTTGTACTTGACGACATCCTGGGTGTTTGCTTTTGCTGACAAAAGTGCAATCGTCAATTGATTGCTCCTTTGCTAGGGGTTTTTCCGATCTAAATCTTTGGCTCATGAATCAATCCCGAATTTTCCCTGGCATTTGTGGGCTTTTACTTGATGACCCTGTTTCTATTGAAACCAAATTAACCTGAGTTGAGATCCGGGTGAAGACGGAAATATACTTTTTAATTTTTATTAATATTCATCAATTTTGGTATAAATTACTCCTAATTTTAGTAAGTGGGGTTGAACAAGCAGGAATAAATTAAACTCTGTGACAAAAGTAAAAACTTTTGCAACCCACCTACTTACAAATTTAGTTTGCTCTTTGCCGCATATATTGTCCATTAAGTCCTTGCTGAATCCAATGCAAACACTCATATTCAGATTGGAATAATTTTGGGGCGGCAATATTATTCAAGAGTTCTGGTGGATAATGGTCGTAAAAATATTTACCTCCTTCTTGAAAGATGATAATCAAGTTATTGCTGTATACATAGCGAGACTTGAAACTATCACTGTGAGAGACAAATTCTGAATTTTGGTCAATATGTTCTTTGGCAATATCAACGATATTATTGATGCTACTGCCATAGATTTCGGCTGGATTTTCTGCTTTATGAAATTTACTTTTATGTCCAATTTCTGACAAGACTTTATAAGCATAAATTTCGTAACTATCCGCTTTGCCAAAAACAAATGGAATGATCAGATATCCTTTATATGAAACTGATTTTTCATAAATAAGACGACTCATTTTAAGCTCCTTGGAGATAACTGCTTATTTCACCAAAATCTCATTAATTCCACAGCAAGACCTCTATATTTGTGGTAATTAAATTTAGGCAATTGCCTTCAATTTTTGCCATTTTTGCCAAGAGTGGTTTTACCCATTTTTTTGATCAGGGGGAAGTGTGTCGAGTTTGATCAAAAAACTATTGTAATCACAATTGTTGCTTTTTTTCAAACAAACGGAAATGATATTTCGCCAAAATTACCATAAACTCAGTTGATTGGGCGGAGCATTAAGTTGATTCCAAGGTAGAGGCGGAATTGCTGTCCCATGTTGTTCCAATAGCTTTTGGAAGTAACGAGCTGTCCCAGGCGATCGCTCTTCTATAGGACAATGAACAAAGAAATAAATTCGTTTCCCCGCCTGTAACCACTGTTGAATTTGTGTGACCCACTCTTCCAAAAAAGGCTGATTCGTTGATAAATTTGGGTGAGAAATAAACCGAATCAGGCTGAAAGGGGCTGTGACACTAAATTGCAATGGCAATTGGGGTTTACGCCGTTCTGAATTTAATTGTGGATCATCTCCTCCAGTGTAGATCGGGCGCGAGTCTAACAGCACTCTGCCTACACCTAATTTTTCCAGAATATTGGTCAAAATACTCAGATGAGGTTCATGGAACCAGTCACGATGTCGAACTTCCACTGCTAACGGTGCTTCTGTACGCGGCCAAGCCTCTAAAAAAGCTGTCAAATCGTCAATGTATGCTGGACTATAACTGGGGGGTAATTGGGCAAATATCGGGCCAAGATGCTTACCTAGAGGGCGCGCCACTTCTAGAAATTGTAAAGCATTGGGTGTAGAAGGTTGCAGTAAACCTTTATGGGTAATGTCTCGTGGTAATTTGAGGCAAAATTCAAACCCCGGTGGTGTTTCAGTCGCCCAACGAGCGATGGTTTCTTGGTTAGGCACAGCATAAAATGTGGTATTACCTTCTACTGTGGTGAAGCGACGGCTGTAGAGGTGGAGAAAATCCGCAGCACGAGTACCTTGGGGATAGAGTTCATCTACCCAACCTTTATATGCCCAAACTGCACAACCCAGAAAAAAATTCACTCTGCTATATGTGTATGACAGTACTTTAATTTTATGCGATCATCGCTTGCCCACGCAGTAACCGACTTTGGGCATTATCCAGCCGTTGCTGTGTCAAATAACCCATGACAGTTGTGTTAAAAAGTGCTGAAAAACCTCTCTGGAGGGTGCGAACACTAACTCCCACTTGCTGCGCTAGTTCACACAGGGATGGCGGATACTCAAGTTGTGTCGTCAAAATTTCTTTAGCGTGGTGAATACGGGCAATGGTATCAGCTTTGAAACCTGGTAATTCATAAATTGGTTAGTTATATTTTGACGAAATTGGCTGCAATATATTATAATCTACACTAAGCCTATCGAGTTACCGCTAATTATTTATTTGGACAGGAAAAATCACGATGACATTAGCCCAAAATATTAGTTTTCAGAACAATAAAAATTTCAAATCTCATTTTTTCACCCAAGGATTACAATTAGGAACATATATCTTAAAACGGCTGTGGTGGCATCTTAAGTCCTATACAACCGTTTTAGGTATTATGCTTCTGACTGTTGCTAGTTTGGGCTTTTTATATATCCATGACTCTGGAAAAAATTAACTCTAGTTTTCCAGAAGAACTCTGTTTTATCACAAGAATGACCAAAATTACTAGCTTGCGGGTTGTATCTTACTTAGCTCCTAATTGGTTGGGATTATATCAGGCGATCGCCACTTATTTAGGTCGAATTTTAGAAATAGAAATTCAACTAAATCCAGGTGAATGTGACCCTCTAAAAGACCCTCTGTTATTTCAAGACCAAATAGACTTAGCTTTTATTTGTGGATTACCACTAATTCGTTACAGTCAAATGGTTGCACACCAATTGCAGCCCTTAGTTGCCCCTGTAATGCAATCACCTCGATATGGTAACTCTCCTATTTACTATGCAGATGTAATTGTTAAGGCTGATAGTAATATTAAAAATTTGGCTGATTTGTCAGGTAAAACATT from Nodularia sp. LEGE 06071 includes these protein-coding regions:
- a CDS encoding PAS domain-containing hybrid sensor histidine kinase/response regulator — protein: MTIALLSAKANTQDVVKYNGEKSHATGANTDMTGYNQAEIGLSGTEAHLQQALEYVPVAIAIFDLEMRYLSVSRKWLEEYHLSDGIIGRSHYEVFPDIPAESKQIHQKCLAGAIEQGHEEPYPRANGSIEWVSSSLRPWHTASGDIGGMIIFSENVTQRKQSEIALRHSEERYQSLVSTTSQIVWTVPPDGIFINDNPSWRAFTGQTWEECQGWGWLEAIHPEDQQLIAQAWETSINTLRPYQIECRLRRHDGEYRYMLERAVPVLETDGSVREWVGTCTDIHERKQAEFNLVEQNALLQSILECTPDLIMAKDLEGRYVALNSNVAKFLGKSIEQIIGKDDSELFPPEVAPGIMEKDRQVISTGISQTYEEDVSDGHTSTTFITAKSPWLNFDGQIIGLIITVRNITDRKQAEIALQQSEQRYSSLIKAISQIIWTADSEGRVTNLMDLLNYCGTTETAMAGLGWLELIHPEDREPTSQIWMQAVETKTLYESECRLQSVDGDYRYFHNRAVPILNSDGMIQEWVGICTDITARKEAQQTLNAAKEAAEAASYAKSEFLANMSHELRTPLNGILGYAQILQRSQNLDAEQRSRIDIIYQCGSHLLTLINDILDLSKIEAQKVELMPTDFHFPAFLQGVAEMCRIRAQIKNIQFHYQLAADLPIGIRADEKRLRQVLINLVSNAIKFTDVGSVTFSISYTREGKIRFQVRDTGIGIVPEKLQIIFQPFEQAGNSRRHIEGTGLGLAISKKIVEFMGSTIEVHSEVNVGSIFQFDVNLPVADEWVKTSQADNYGQIIGIKDRKPKVLVVDDKWENRSVIAHLLSPLGFEVAEATNGQEGWLKILEFQPDLIITDLLMPELDGFQLIKRIRESKPLKNIVIIVSSASVFETDQHRSLEVGGNEFIAKPVQAIELFQKLQKHLHLEWLYEKQERVNQPELESSDVELVPPPTAEMEILYELAMKGNFRGINKQAGLIAEMDERYLPFAQKLQKLARDFQDQEILALIQSYQ
- a CDS encoding DUF72 domain-containing protein, with the protein product MNFFLGCAVWAYKGWVDELYPQGTRAADFLHLYSRRFTTVEGNTTFYAVPNQETIARWATETPPGFEFCLKLPRDITHKGLLQPSTPNALQFLEVARPLGKHLGPIFAQLPPSYSPAYIDDLTAFLEAWPRTEAPLAVEVRHRDWFHEPHLSILTNILEKLGVGRVLLDSRPIYTGGDDPQLNSERRKPQLPLQFSVTAPFSLIRFISHPNLSTNQPFLEEWVTQIQQWLQAGKRIYFFVHCPIEERSPGTARYFQKLLEQHGTAIPPLPWNQLNAPPNQLSLW
- a CDS encoding helix-turn-helix domain-containing protein translates to MTTQLEYPPSLCELAQQVGVSVRTLQRGFSALFNTTVMGYLTQQRLDNAQSRLLRGQAMIA